In Streptomyces ambofaciens ATCC 23877, a single genomic region encodes these proteins:
- a CDS encoding RNA polymerase-binding protein RbpA, whose translation MSERALRGTRLVVTSYETDRGIDLAPRQAVEYACEKGHRFEMPFSVEAEIPPEWECKVCGAQALLVDGDGPEEKKAKPARTHWDMLMERRTREELEEVLEERLAVLRSGAMNIAVHPRDSRKSA comes from the coding sequence ATGAGTGAGCGAGCTCTTCGCGGCACGCGCCTCGTGGTGACCAGCTACGAGACGGACCGCGGCATCGACCTGGCCCCGCGCCAGGCCGTGGAGTACGCATGCGAGAAGGGGCATCGATTCGAGATGCCCTTCTCGGTGGAGGCGGAGATCCCGCCGGAGTGGGAGTGCAAGGTCTGCGGGGCCCAGGCACTCCTCGTGGACGGCGACGGCCCTGAGGAAAAGAAGGCCAAGCCCGCGCGTACGCACTGGGACATGCTGATGGAGCGCCGCACCCGCGAGGAACTCGAAGAGGTCCTCGAGGAGCGGCTGGCCGTTCTGCGCTCCGGCGCGATGAACATCGCGGTGCATCCGCGGGACAGCCGCAAGAGTGCGTAG
- a CDS encoding PLP-dependent aminotransferase family protein translates to MAQWTSAVGAGQLARLLGSQQDRPAGPGTRRPPAYRALADGIRLLVLEGRVPVAARLPAERELALALTVSRTTVAAAYEALRAEGFLESRRGAGSWTAVPAGNPLPARGLEPLPPEALGSVIDLGCAALPAPEPWLTRAVQGALEELPPYAHTHGDYPAGLPALRSMIAERYSARGIPTMPEQIMVTTGAMGAIDAICHLFGGRGERIAVESPSYANILQLMREAGARLVPVAMAEGLTGWDVDRWRQVLRDAAPRIAYVVADFHNPTGALADDDQRRRLVDAARSAGTVLVADETMSELWLDDEVEMPRPVCAFDPAGSTVVTVGSASKAFWAGMRIGWVRAAPDVIRSLVAARAYADLGTPVLEQLAVNWLFSTGGWEQAVAVRRAQARQNRDELVDAVRRELPDWEFEVPRGGLTLWVRTGGLSGSRLAEAGERVGVRVPSGPRFGVDGAFEGYVRLPFTVGGAVAEEAAARLAAAARLVENGGVGGGGEAPRTFVA, encoded by the coding sequence ATGGCGCAGTGGACTTCTGCCGTGGGGGCGGGCCAGCTGGCCCGGCTGCTCGGCTCCCAGCAGGACCGCCCGGCCGGGCCCGGCACCCGCCGCCCGCCCGCCTACCGCGCGCTCGCCGACGGCATCCGGCTGCTCGTGCTCGAAGGGCGGGTCCCCGTCGCCGCCCGGCTGCCCGCCGAACGCGAGCTGGCCCTCGCCCTGACCGTCAGCCGCACCACCGTCGCCGCCGCGTACGAGGCCCTGCGTGCCGAGGGCTTCCTGGAGTCCCGGCGCGGCGCGGGGAGCTGGACCGCGGTACCGGCCGGCAATCCCTTGCCCGCGCGCGGGCTGGAACCCCTGCCCCCGGAGGCCCTCGGTTCGGTGATCGACCTCGGCTGCGCGGCGCTGCCCGCGCCCGAACCCTGGCTGACCCGGGCGGTGCAGGGCGCTCTGGAGGAGCTCCCCCCTTACGCGCACACCCACGGCGACTATCCGGCGGGACTGCCCGCGCTGCGCTCGATGATCGCCGAGCGCTACAGCGCGCGTGGCATCCCGACCATGCCCGAGCAGATCATGGTGACCACGGGGGCGATGGGCGCGATCGACGCCATCTGTCACCTGTTCGGGGGGCGCGGCGAGCGCATCGCCGTGGAGTCGCCGTCGTACGCCAACATCCTCCAGCTGATGCGTGAGGCAGGGGCCCGGCTCGTCCCCGTCGCGATGGCCGAGGGGCTCACTGGCTGGGACGTGGACCGCTGGCGCCAGGTGCTGCGCGACGCCGCCCCCCGCATCGCGTACGTGGTCGCCGACTTCCACAACCCCACCGGCGCGCTCGCCGACGACGACCAGCGGCGGCGTCTGGTGGACGCGGCCCGCTCGGCGGGGACGGTGCTCGTGGCCGATGAGACGATGAGCGAACTGTGGCTCGACGACGAGGTCGAGATGCCGCGCCCGGTGTGCGCCTTCGACCCGGCCGGTTCCACGGTCGTCACCGTCGGCTCCGCCAGCAAGGCGTTCTGGGCCGGGATGCGCATCGGCTGGGTGCGCGCCGCGCCCGACGTGATCCGCAGCCTGGTCGCCGCGCGCGCGTACGCGGACCTGGGCACGCCCGTACTGGAGCAGCTGGCGGTGAACTGGCTGTTCAGCACCGGGGGCTGGGAGCAGGCCGTGGCGGTGCGCCGCGCACAGGCCCGGCAGAACCGGGACGAGCTGGTGGACGCGGTGCGTCGGGAGCTGCCCGACTGGGAGTTCGAGGTGCCGCGCGGTGGGCTCACCCTGTGGGTGCGCACCGGGGGCCTCTCGGGCTCCCGGCTCGCCGAGGCGGGGGAGCGGGTGGGGGTCCGGGTCCCCTCGGGGCCGCGGTTCGGGGTCGACGGGGCCTTCGAGGGCTATGTCCGGCTGCCGTTCACCGTCGGCGGCGCGGTGGCCGAGGAGGCCGCGGCCCGTCTGGCCGCGGCGGCCCGGCTGGTGGAGAACGGCGGCGTCGGCGGCGGTGGCGAGGCGCCGCGGACGTTCGTGGCGTAG
- a CDS encoding MFS transporter — protein sequence MSTPPPPRALPAAAPPAGTAEQPSDDGPFGWLRALGPRGRRAFGGAFGGYALDSYDYFTLPLTMVALAAYFGLDSGQTGLLTTVTLVVSAVGGALAGVLADRIGRVKALLLTVITYAVFTVACGFAPNYETLLVFRALQGLGFGGEWAVGAILVAEYASAKHRGRTLGAIQSSWAVGWALAVVVYTLVFSLVGDDLAWRVMFWTGALPALLVVWVRRSVHDAPRAAEVRAKGAGKGSFAAIFSPGSAGTPGLLRVTLFASLLSTGVQGGYYTLATWVPTYLKDERGLSVVGTGGYLTFLISGAFIGYLTGGYLTDLLGRKRNIWLFALLSAVCILAYANIPSGADTLLLVLGFPLGFCMSAIFSGFGSYLSELYPTAVRGAGQGFTYNTGRAVGAVFPTTVGFLADSWGVGGALVFGAIGYGIAALALLGLPETRGRELT from the coding sequence ATGAGCACACCCCCTCCACCGCGGGCCCTGCCCGCCGCAGCCCCACCTGCCGGCACGGCCGAACAGCCCTCGGACGACGGCCCGTTCGGCTGGCTGCGCGCTCTCGGTCCGCGCGGCCGCCGTGCCTTCGGCGGTGCGTTCGGCGGCTACGCCCTCGATTCGTACGACTACTTCACCCTGCCGCTGACCATGGTCGCGCTGGCCGCGTACTTCGGCCTGGACAGCGGGCAGACCGGGCTTCTCACCACGGTCACCCTGGTCGTCTCGGCGGTCGGCGGCGCCCTGGCGGGTGTCCTGGCGGACCGCATCGGCAGGGTCAAGGCGCTGCTGCTCACCGTCATCACCTACGCCGTGTTCACGGTGGCCTGCGGATTCGCGCCCAACTACGAGACCCTGCTGGTCTTCCGTGCGCTTCAGGGGCTCGGCTTCGGCGGCGAGTGGGCGGTCGGCGCGATCCTGGTCGCCGAGTACGCGAGCGCCAAGCACCGGGGGCGCACGCTGGGGGCGATCCAGAGCTCCTGGGCGGTGGGCTGGGCCCTCGCCGTGGTCGTCTACACGCTGGTGTTCTCACTGGTCGGCGACGACCTGGCCTGGCGTGTCATGTTCTGGACGGGCGCGCTGCCCGCGCTGCTCGTGGTCTGGGTGCGGCGCAGCGTCCACGACGCGCCGCGGGCCGCCGAGGTCCGCGCGAAGGGCGCCGGGAAGGGCTCGTTCGCGGCGATCTTCTCGCCGGGCTCGGCCGGCACGCCGGGCCTGCTGCGGGTCACGCTCTTCGCGAGCCTGCTCTCCACCGGTGTCCAGGGGGGTTACTACACGCTCGCCACCTGGGTGCCGACGTATCTGAAGGACGAGCGCGGCCTGTCGGTCGTGGGCACGGGCGGCTACCTGACGTTCCTGATCTCGGGCGCCTTCATCGGCTACCTGACCGGCGGCTACCTCACCGACCTCCTCGGCCGCAAGCGCAACATCTGGCTCTTCGCGCTGCTGTCGGCGGTCTGCATCCTGGCGTACGCGAACATCCCCAGCGGCGCCGACACCCTGCTCCTGGTGCTCGGTTTCCCGCTCGGTTTCTGCATGTCGGCGATCTTCAGCGGCTTCGGTTCGTACCTGAGCGAGCTGTACCCGACGGCCGTTCGGGGCGCCGGTCAGGGGTTCACGTACAACACCGGACGCGCCGTGGGGGCCGTCTTCCCGACCACGGTCGGCTTCCTGGCCGACAGCTGGGGTGTGGGCGGCGCGCTGGTCTTCGGCGCCATCGGTTACGGCATCGCGGCACTGGCGCTGCTGGGGCTGCCCGAGACGCGCGGAAGGGAACTGACGTGA
- a CDS encoding YczE/YyaS/YitT family protein: MSRRSGPRHLTRRLTQLYGGLVLYGASSALLVASGLGLEPWNVLHQGLAERTGLSMGLVLTVVGAAVLLLWIPLRQRPGLGTVSNVLVIGAAMDATLAVVPDAHGWTARIAMMVAGIVLNGAATGLYIAARFGPGPRDGLMTGLNRRTGLSVRLVRTAVEITVVATGFALGGTVGVGTLLYAVTIGPLAQAFLRLFAVPPASGGSTVVAAAPPRRAILRR, encoded by the coding sequence TTGTCCAGGCGATCCGGGCCGCGGCACCTCACGCGGCGACTGACACAGCTCTACGGCGGTCTCGTCCTGTACGGCGCGAGTTCGGCGCTGCTGGTCGCGTCCGGGCTCGGTCTGGAGCCGTGGAACGTGCTGCACCAAGGTCTCGCCGAGCGCACGGGCCTGTCGATGGGCCTGGTGCTGACCGTCGTCGGCGCGGCGGTGCTGCTGCTGTGGATCCCGCTGCGTCAGCGGCCGGGCCTCGGCACGGTCTCCAACGTGCTGGTGATCGGCGCCGCCATGGACGCGACGCTGGCCGTCGTGCCCGACGCCCACGGCTGGACGGCGCGGATCGCCATGATGGTGGCGGGGATCGTCCTGAACGGCGCGGCGACCGGCCTGTACATCGCCGCGCGGTTCGGTCCGGGCCCGCGGGACGGCCTGATGACCGGGCTGAACCGGCGCACGGGCCTCTCGGTGCGGCTGGTGCGGACCGCCGTCGAGATCACCGTCGTGGCGACGGGCTTCGCCCTCGGCGGCACGGTCGGTGTCGGCACCCTGCTGTACGCCGTGACGATCGGCCCACTCGCCCAGGCGTTCCTGCGCCTGTTCGCCGTCCCGCCGGCGTCCGGCGGCAGCACGGTGGTTGCCGCCGCTCCACCCCGCCGCGCGATACTGCGTCGGTGA
- a CDS encoding MFS transporter: MGTDTLRTDAADDADGRRREQRGWYVYDWACSVYSTSVLTVFLGPYLTSVAESAAGADGHVHPLGIPVRAGSFFAYSVSLSVIVAVLVMPLVGAAADRSGRKKPLLAAAAYTGAGATTAMFFLDGDRYLLGGLLLIVANAAQSVAMMLYNAYLPQIAGPEERDAVSSRGWAFGYAAGALVLIANLILYTAHDSFGLSESAAVRVCLASAGLWWGAFALIPLRRLRDRRVPAREAALPGFRRLAATVRDMRRRPLTLAFLLAYLVYNDGIQTVISQASVYGSEELGLGQSTLIVAVLLVQLLAVAGALALGRLARSYGAKRTILGSLVAWTVTLAAGYFLPAGEPVWFFVLAAGIGLVLGGSQALSRSLFSHLVPPGKEAEYFSAYELSDRGMSWLGPLLFGLTYQLTGSYRDAIISLVAFFVIGFVLLARVPVRRAIDDAGNPVPARI, encoded by the coding sequence GTGGGTACCGACACCCTGCGGACGGACGCGGCCGACGACGCCGACGGCCGACGGCGCGAGCAGCGCGGCTGGTACGTCTACGACTGGGCGTGCTCGGTCTACTCGACGAGCGTGCTCACCGTGTTCCTGGGCCCCTATCTGACGTCGGTCGCCGAGTCGGCGGCGGGCGCGGACGGCCATGTCCACCCGTTGGGCATACCCGTGCGCGCCGGCTCCTTCTTCGCGTACTCGGTCTCGCTGTCGGTGATCGTCGCGGTGCTGGTGATGCCCCTGGTGGGCGCCGCGGCCGACCGCTCCGGCCGCAAGAAGCCGCTGCTGGCCGCCGCCGCGTACACCGGCGCGGGGGCGACGACCGCCATGTTCTTCCTCGACGGCGACCGCTACCTGCTGGGCGGACTGCTCCTGATCGTCGCCAATGCCGCGCAGTCCGTGGCGATGATGCTCTACAACGCGTACCTGCCCCAGATCGCCGGCCCCGAGGAACGCGACGCGGTCTCCTCCCGCGGCTGGGCCTTCGGCTACGCGGCCGGGGCGCTGGTCCTGATCGCGAACCTGATCCTCTACACCGCCCACGACTCCTTCGGGCTGAGCGAGAGCGCGGCGGTCCGCGTCTGCCTGGCGTCGGCCGGACTGTGGTGGGGCGCCTTCGCGCTGATCCCGCTGCGGCGGCTGCGGGACCGCCGCGTCCCCGCGCGCGAGGCGGCACTGCCGGGCTTCCGCCGGCTCGCGGCGACCGTCCGCGACATGCGCCGCCGTCCGCTGACCCTGGCCTTCCTGCTGGCGTACCTCGTCTACAACGACGGCATCCAGACGGTGATCTCCCAGGCCTCGGTCTACGGCTCCGAGGAACTGGGCCTCGGGCAGTCCACCCTCATCGTGGCCGTGCTGCTGGTACAGCTGCTGGCGGTGGCGGGCGCGCTGGCGCTCGGCCGGCTGGCCCGCTCGTACGGGGCGAAGCGCACGATCCTCGGGTCGCTGGTCGCCTGGACGGTGACCCTCGCGGCTGGGTACTTCCTGCCGGCCGGGGAACCGGTGTGGTTCTTCGTGCTGGCCGCCGGGATCGGGCTCGTCCTCGGCGGCAGCCAGGCGCTGTCCCGCTCCCTCTTCTCCCACCTCGTGCCGCCCGGCAAGGAGGCCGAGTACTTCTCGGCGTACGAGTTGAGCGACCGCGGGATGAGCTGGCTGGGGCCCCTGCTGTTCGGCCTCACCTACCAGCTCACCGGGAGCTACCGGGACGCGATCATCTCCCTGGTGGCGTTCTTCGTCATCGGTTTCGTGCTGCTCGCGCGGGTCCCGGTGCGGCGGGCCATCGACGACGCGGGCAACCCCGTACCGGCGAGGATTTAG
- a CDS encoding glycosyltransferase — protein MSALRIVRLANFVAPASGGLRTALRELGKGFRAAGHDPVLIVPGEHADDRETEQGRVITLPGPLLPGTGGYRVLTDRRRVAALLEELAPDRLEVSDRTTLRWTGKWARRARVPAVMVSHETADGVLRTWGLPERTARRTADALNTRTAHTYARVVCTTEFAEGEFVRIGARNVVRAPLGVDLAGRHPALRDPGLRARHAGGDETLLLMCSRLSVEKRPGTALDTLAALRRRGARAVLVVAGDGPLRPRLEQRARERGLPVTFLGHVADRRLLGVLQASADVCLAPGPAETFGLAALEAMACGTPVVASASSALPEVIGSAGAVAADRGEAFADAVELLLGRREADRRQAARARAECFGWDAAVEAFLAAHEATAPASPVLPEAVP, from the coding sequence ATGAGCGCCCTGCGGATCGTCCGCCTCGCCAACTTCGTCGCCCCCGCGTCCGGAGGCCTGCGCACCGCGCTGCGCGAGCTGGGCAAGGGCTTCCGGGCGGCCGGACACGACCCCGTCCTGATCGTCCCCGGCGAGCACGCCGACGACCGGGAGACCGAGCAGGGCCGGGTGATCACCCTCCCCGGACCGCTGCTGCCGGGCACCGGCGGCTACCGCGTCCTGACCGACAGGCGGCGCGTGGCCGCGCTCCTGGAGGAGCTGGCCCCCGACCGCCTGGAGGTGTCCGACCGCACCACCCTGCGGTGGACCGGCAAGTGGGCCCGGCGGGCCCGGGTCCCCGCCGTGATGGTGTCCCACGAGACCGCCGACGGCGTGCTGCGCACCTGGGGCCTGCCCGAGCGCACCGCCCGGCGCACCGCCGACGCCCTCAACACCCGTACGGCGCACACCTACGCGCGCGTGGTGTGCACGACGGAGTTCGCCGAGGGGGAGTTCGTCCGTATCGGGGCCCGCAACGTCGTACGCGCTCCCTTGGGCGTCGACCTGGCCGGGCGGCATCCGGCACTGCGCGACCCGGGGCTGCGCGCCCGGCACGCCGGGGGAGACGAGACCCTGCTCCTGATGTGTTCGCGGCTGTCCGTGGAGAAGCGCCCCGGCACGGCCCTCGACACGCTGGCGGCGCTCCGGCGGCGCGGAGCGCGGGCGGTGCTGGTGGTCGCCGGAGACGGACCGCTGCGTCCGCGGCTCGAACAGCGGGCGCGGGAACGAGGGCTGCCCGTGACCTTCCTCGGACACGTCGCCGACCGGCGGCTCCTCGGCGTGCTCCAGGCGTCCGCCGACGTCTGCCTGGCCCCCGGGCCGGCCGAGACCTTCGGACTGGCCGCGCTGGAGGCGATGGCGTGCGGCACGCCCGTGGTGGCCAGCGCGTCTTCGGCGCTGCCGGAGGTGATCGGCTCCGCCGGTGCCGTCGCCGCCGACCGGGGGGAGGCCTTCGCGGACGCCGTGGAGCTGCTCCTCGGACGCCGGGAGGCGGACCGGCGGCAGGCCGCACGCGCGCGTGCCGAGTGCTTCGGCTGGGACGCGGCGGTCGAGGCGTTCCTGGCCGCGCACGAGGCGACGGCCCCCGCGTCTCCCGTACTGCCGGAGGCCGTGCCGTGA
- a CDS encoding ankyrin repeat domain-containing protein → MSEAPDPEVVELATKIFDLARQGRTEELVAYVDAGVPANLTNDRGDSLVMLAAYHGHADAVRALLARGAEADRVNDRGQTPLAGAAFKGETEVTRALLEAGADPAAGTPSAVDTARMFARTELLELFGVE, encoded by the coding sequence ATGAGCGAAGCCCCCGACCCCGAGGTCGTGGAGCTGGCGACCAAGATCTTCGATCTGGCCCGGCAGGGGCGGACCGAGGAACTGGTGGCGTACGTCGACGCCGGTGTGCCGGCCAACCTCACCAACGACCGCGGGGACTCCCTCGTCATGCTCGCCGCCTACCACGGCCACGCCGACGCGGTGCGTGCGCTGCTGGCGCGCGGCGCCGAGGCCGACCGCGTCAACGACCGCGGACAGACGCCGCTCGCCGGGGCCGCCTTCAAGGGCGAGACGGAAGTGACCAGGGCGCTTCTGGAGGCCGGCGCGGACCCGGCCGCGGGTACCCCGTCGGCCGTCGACACGGCGCGGATGTTCGCCCGCACGGAGCTGCTGGAGCTGTTCGGCGTCGAGTGA
- a CDS encoding glycerophosphodiester phosphodiesterase — protein sequence MTTPIRHPRHPYLDHPGPIAFAHRGGAADGLENTLRQFRRAVEAGYRYIETDVHATRDGKLVAFHDATLDRMTDGAGRIADLTWERVRRARVAGEEPVPLFEELLETFPAVRWNIDVKAESALLPLLDLIERTASWDRICVGSFSEARVVRAQRLAGPRLATSYGTRGVLNLRLRSWGVPAALRRSAVAAQVPETQSGIQVVDHRFVRAAHARGLQVHVWTVNDPGRMHRLLDLGVDGIMTDHIDTLRKVMEDRGVWV from the coding sequence GTGACCACCCCGATACGCCACCCCCGCCACCCCTATCTGGACCATCCCGGTCCGATCGCCTTCGCCCACCGCGGCGGAGCGGCGGACGGCCTGGAGAACACCCTCCGGCAGTTCCGGCGCGCGGTCGAGGCGGGCTACCGGTACATCGAGACCGACGTCCACGCCACCCGGGACGGGAAGCTCGTCGCCTTCCACGACGCGACCCTGGACCGGATGACGGACGGGGCGGGGCGGATCGCCGACCTCACGTGGGAGAGGGTGCGCCGCGCGCGGGTGGCGGGCGAGGAGCCGGTGCCGCTCTTCGAGGAGCTGCTGGAGACCTTCCCCGCGGTGCGCTGGAACATCGACGTCAAGGCGGAGTCGGCGCTGCTGCCGTTGCTGGACCTGATCGAGCGGACGGCCAGCTGGGACCGGATCTGCGTCGGCTCCTTCTCCGAGGCGCGCGTGGTCCGCGCCCAGCGCCTGGCCGGCCCGCGCCTGGCCACCTCGTACGGCACCAGGGGCGTCCTCAACCTGCGACTGCGTTCGTGGGGCGTCCCGGCCGCGCTGCGCCGTTCGGCGGTGGCCGCGCAGGTGCCCGAGACCCAGTCGGGCATCCAGGTGGTCGACCACCGCTTCGTGCGCGCCGCCCACGCGCGCGGCCTCCAGGTGCACGTGTGGACGGTGAACGATCCGGGTCGGATGCACCGGCTCCTGGACCTGGGAGTGGATGGCATCATGACCGATCACATCGACACACTGCGCAAGGTCATGGAGGACCGCGGCGTCTGGGTCTGA
- a CDS encoding GntR family transcriptional regulator, with protein sequence MAEQLTGLADDRALLGRTSTAERVSDILRSRIAEGYFPPGTRLSEDSIGGALGVSRNTLRESFRLLTHERLLVHELNRGVFVRVLTVEDVEDIYRTRSLVECAVVRGLGDPPYGLGGLAEAVEEGRRSAREGDWKGVGTANIHFHRELVALAGSERTDELMRSVFAELRLAFHVVDDPRRLHEPYIARNAEILAALDTGERETAERLLAVYLDNSLERVVEVYLRRVGDEG encoded by the coding sequence ATGGCAGAGCAGTTGACGGGACTGGCCGACGACCGTGCGCTCCTCGGGCGGACCAGCACCGCCGAGCGGGTCTCGGACATCCTCAGGAGCCGGATCGCCGAGGGCTACTTCCCACCCGGGACCCGGTTGTCGGAGGACAGCATCGGCGGCGCGCTCGGGGTCTCCCGCAACACGCTGCGGGAGTCGTTCCGGCTGCTCACCCATGAACGACTCCTCGTCCACGAGCTGAACCGGGGCGTCTTCGTCCGGGTCCTGACCGTCGAGGACGTCGAGGACATCTACCGCACCCGCTCCCTCGTCGAGTGCGCCGTGGTCCGCGGCCTCGGAGATCCGCCGTACGGCCTCGGCGGGCTCGCCGAGGCCGTCGAGGAGGGGCGGCGCTCGGCTCGCGAAGGTGACTGGAAAGGGGTGGGTACGGCCAACATCCACTTCCACCGGGAACTGGTCGCCCTCGCCGGCAGCGAACGCACGGACGAGCTGATGCGCAGCGTCTTCGCCGAACTGCGCCTCGCCTTCCACGTCGTGGACGACCCGCGGCGCCTGCACGAGCCCTACATCGCGCGGAACGCGGAGATCCTCGCGGCCCTGGATACCGGCGAGCGGGAGACGGCGGAGCGGCTGCTCGCGGTCTACCTCGACAACTCGCTCGAGCGGGTCGTCGAGGTCTACCTGCGCCGGGTCGGCGACGAGGGGTAG
- a CDS encoding putative hydro-lyase: protein MKHSRDMTAGLPAEDRPAAGVPAEDRPTAGVPAPDRPTEDRPTENPPPENRPAEHRSAADGSSGDRAIVLVDEHAHAWSPRTARSRLREGLSGPTAGVAAGHTQANLISVPADWAYDMLLFCTRNPKPCPVLDVTDAGSWTTALADGADLRTDLPRYRVWRDGEVVDEPTDVRAHWRGDLVSFLIGCSFTFEWALTAAGVPVRHVEQGRNVPMYVTSGQCRPAGRLHGPMVVSMRPVPPEHLSAAIRETGLLPAVHGSPVHCGDPSALGIRDLGRPDFGDPVDAEPGDIPVFWACGVTPQAAVMASRPPFAITHAPGQMFLTDARDEQYRVL from the coding sequence GTGAAGCACTCACGCGACATGACCGCAGGCCTCCCGGCCGAAGACCGACCGGCCGCGGGCGTCCCGGCCGAAGACCGACCGACCGCGGGCGTCCCGGCCCCGGACCGGCCGACCGAGGACCGGCCCACCGAGAACCCGCCGCCCGAGAATCGGCCCGCCGAGCACCGATCCGCCGCGGACGGGTCGTCCGGGGACCGCGCGATCGTCCTCGTCGACGAGCACGCGCACGCGTGGAGCCCGAGAACGGCCCGCTCGCGCCTCCGCGAGGGGCTGTCCGGGCCCACGGCGGGCGTAGCGGCCGGGCACACCCAGGCCAACCTGATCTCGGTGCCCGCCGACTGGGCGTACGACATGCTGCTCTTCTGCACCCGCAACCCGAAGCCGTGCCCGGTGCTCGACGTCACGGACGCGGGATCCTGGACCACCGCGCTGGCCGACGGCGCCGATCTGCGCACCGATCTGCCGCGCTACCGGGTGTGGCGGGACGGTGAGGTGGTGGACGAGCCGACGGACGTCCGCGCCCACTGGCGGGGCGACCTGGTGTCGTTCCTGATCGGCTGCAGCTTCACCTTCGAGTGGGCGCTGACCGCGGCCGGCGTCCCCGTCCGCCACGTCGAGCAGGGCCGCAACGTCCCGATGTACGTCACCAGCGGGCAGTGCCGTCCGGCCGGGCGACTGCACGGGCCGATGGTCGTGTCCATGCGCCCGGTGCCTCCCGAGCACCTGTCCGCCGCGATCCGCGAGACCGGTCTGCTCCCCGCCGTGCACGGCAGTCCGGTGCACTGCGGGGACCCGTCGGCGCTCGGTATCCGCGATCTGGGCCGGCCGGACTTCGGCGACCCGGTGGACGCCGAGCCGGGCGACATCCCGGTCTTCTGGGCCTGCGGCGTGACCCCGCAGGCCGCGGTCATGGCCTCTCGGCCACCTTTCGCGATCACCCACGCGCCGGGGCAGATGTTCCTCACCGACGCCCGGGACGAGCAGTACCGCGTGCTGTGA
- a CDS encoding glycosyltransferase family 4 protein: MRVVIVTESFPPDVNGVAHCALQTARHLVGRGHDCVVVAPATAPGNAPDASAPCPLVRIPSLPLPGYPQVRVALPSRRVAAAIAEHRADLVHLAGPFVLGVRGMAAAARLGVPAVAVYQTDLAGYARTYMGAGETAAWRRIRSVHSAADLTLAPSGAALRDLRAHGVPRVALWPRGVDTVRFRPDRRDEELRRELAPKRELIVGYIGRLAPEKHVELLSGVCGLDGVRVVVVGDGPSRPGLEQALPGAVFLGRRTGDDLARIFASLDVFAHTGPFETFCQTVQEAMASGVPVVAPAAGGPLDLVAPGRTGLLVPPRDAAAVRDAVWSLSADPVLRAAYGAAGRAAVEGRTWAAVGDRLIGHYSDVLASRKAVLAA; this comes from the coding sequence ATGCGTGTCGTCATCGTGACCGAATCCTTTCCCCCCGATGTGAACGGCGTGGCCCACTGCGCGCTCCAGACCGCCCGGCACCTCGTCGGCCGCGGTCACGACTGCGTCGTCGTCGCCCCGGCCACCGCCCCCGGCAACGCCCCGGACGCCTCCGCCCCGTGCCCCCTCGTCCGGATCCCCTCCCTCCCGCTCCCCGGCTACCCCCAGGTCCGCGTCGCCCTCCCCAGCCGCCGCGTGGCCGCCGCGATCGCCGAGCACCGCGCCGACCTCGTCCACCTCGCCGGCCCCTTCGTCCTCGGCGTCCGGGGCATGGCCGCCGCCGCCCGGCTCGGCGTGCCCGCCGTGGCCGTCTACCAGACCGACCTCGCCGGATACGCCCGTACGTACATGGGTGCGGGGGAGACGGCGGCCTGGCGGCGCATCCGCTCCGTGCACTCCGCCGCCGACCTCACCCTCGCCCCGTCCGGCGCGGCCCTGCGCGACCTCCGGGCGCACGGCGTACCCCGGGTCGCGCTGTGGCCCCGCGGGGTGGACACCGTCCGGTTCCGGCCCGACCGGCGCGACGAGGAACTGCGCCGCGAACTCGCCCCGAAGCGCGAACTGATCGTCGGTTACATCGGGCGGCTCGCCCCCGAGAAGCACGTGGAGCTGCTGTCCGGCGTCTGCGGCCTGGACGGAGTGCGCGTCGTGGTCGTCGGCGACGGGCCGAGCCGCCCGGGCCTGGAGCAGGCGCTGCCGGGCGCGGTCTTCCTCGGCCGCCGTACCGGCGACGACCTCGCCCGGATCTTCGCCTCGCTGGACGTCTTCGCGCACACCGGCCCCTTCGAGACGTTCTGCCAGACCGTGCAGGAGGCCATGGCCAGCGGCGTGCCCGTCGTCGCGCCCGCCGCCGGCGGCCCCCTGGACCTCGTCGCCCCCGGGCGCACCGGTCTGCTGGTACCGCCGCGCGACGCCGCCGCCGTGCGGGACGCGGTGTGGTCGCTGTCCGCCGACCCCGTGCTCCGGGCCGCGTACGGGGCCGCCGGGCGGGCCGCCGTCGAGGGGCGCACCTGGGCGGCCGTCGGCGACCGGCTGATCGGGCACTACTCGGACGTGCTCGCCTCGCGGAAGGCGGTGCTGGCGGCATGA